In one window of Streptomyces sp. FXJ1.172 DNA:
- the rplS gene encoding 50S ribosomal protein L19, protein MSHLLDSVDAASLRSDVPAFRPGDTVNVHVRVIEGNRSRVQQFKGVVIRRQGSGVRETFTVRKVSFSVGVERTFPVHTPIVEKIELVTRGDVRRAKLYYLRELRGKAAKIKEKRES, encoded by the coding sequence ATGTCTCACCTGCTCGACTCCGTCGACGCCGCGTCGCTGCGCAGCGACGTCCCCGCCTTCCGCCCGGGTGACACCGTCAACGTCCACGTCCGCGTCATCGAGGGCAACCGCTCCCGTGTGCAGCAGTTCAAGGGCGTTGTGATCCGTCGCCAGGGCTCCGGTGTCCGCGAGACCTTCACGGTCCGCAAGGTCTCGTTCTCCGTCGGCGTCGAGCGCACCTTCCCGGTGCACACCCCGATCGTCGAGAAGATCGAGCTGGTCACCCGTGGTGACGTCCGCCGCGCCAAGCTGTACTACCTCCGTGAGCTGCGCGGCAAGGCCGCGAAGATCAAGGAGAAGCGCGAGAGCTGA